One genomic region from Bos indicus isolate NIAB-ARS_2022 breed Sahiwal x Tharparkar chromosome 17, NIAB-ARS_B.indTharparkar_mat_pri_1.0, whole genome shotgun sequence encodes:
- the PRR14L gene encoding protein PRR14L isoform X2, whose product MLSSGVETQPVPLDSSMSAEVQELYSELPGSASKELHADPEPSATPDVKPGASSSRVSQSRAVPLELQRTPADSCREEAPKTSDHGGEPGQCGLVDPSTEGPVAPGSLDREAKAKSLEQKVFRDEGDQAEVVRDPCEGAEEDLHQYPTAAGQQPRPGQEDLRMQASEELLCTGLPEDGLRNKEGNVQITAETLLTSTEEVQVMKVHGTKVDDNKGLENGRVSQGLLAGCRGHSETDEIMTSAEVSESSTLVSLEPLNIVDPGLTEANPKEKECEEIRTYPSWLSLLPGNSAVSKVDSREEELRKLNLVCEADDNHQQVPGHHSERHSSAHDSPKATRKVVITEPSEENSKVSHFTSGLSGPGSRTTSSEKRGLEGDGLPKGSAGKTHSSCLDGNGQSQNLSSREEHKQPLNPRSERELFLVNTRQPGENSSRHCSGKKETTVFPKENAHDHYCPRGSPHIGCSNSFLPSSFTKAMEGMLEKNDLKITLDVHGSLANNEDHRGTFAEMSQPGTDSEGSHFPSSVQIEEPEQTTTLEPSVLTEKTHSRDCDSLVRTQRNLEGRPQLNQASPNGFLIEGKSLVSLTPEDQINSINEMSKPKKDITPLPPSLELDDRPESEIAIQNAQDHGPHLGKQSAAWEVNKFPHDNKLVVNKTGSECVLNQVSLNSETHTKLPSDKEMPVAVSGGSRQSQRPPSEDGAAVTAGTHPIPVKTKTEDISPPSDRTCGASSNSRSERLERKTEAANSGAGSLHSGLPSDKSKVAALPVEVSVQERQSVPSQDLSSCPCVKKNVPEESRCAALEPSRTTLGVENCLLTKYEDTFQHIDHHSQGRDSSVESCSCRKNCASEESEPGEGETEGSLPGGEARDEMMAGTLNSEAPDQTTRPCKEGPEEKEQDTPKETVFCQRDVSARVAQELNQPTNIPSPEKLFGQFPPIMFSGVKNVNQAAETPKQKADDALGSQGNPGGPNECRGEGNPAEETLGRDQCKSPTEPDREASHSLKAPPVGSGSNSSASGRSPKKGGCGRTSDCAEPTDGTAHVVSTGCSDEPTEGILDGRVSGTLTGGARHARATSLEASASTLSQRGAPVAAFIGVVDQESDFQDAASSTSDSLNIKKSCEEKVWRPVEDCEMEVCPGPCVPDTGSVADHEPDVRVLGKINMSLNYIHHEEQVKEASLRETQGTIEGSRLEINPEQDKENTIGISSVELTSSGHHDVNSVPSRSPKSTEIMPLHPLSQKKSETIINSEETDPQNLFKPIDGEMPCEKKNTTVLPEMEGGAPRSESEPSKESSTAIRAESSPLTLDAETNVKGEDTAEQQSGPWGQFPAGQESQEMAIREGGLADVPSQASQTHLRAPRVPADSERRPSQKVLSHKEEEQARQKEAHTVLGQCTTSHTLSDEGQSQSPPQGGENEPASETEVTSAKPATGASAVGPQKPIDVEEESSCHPLRKDTESCTCPGPRTAPRRAQDPSSTGREAFHGAFGNTSHRKGALPLKKQPPRTCKKVSCQELVSVGRKRSRIAHSAFLKSSSETIPTKAHRFLTSRAMSVPACPEPETAPARSLVSHVPKLKAAPGPPSGGLNVRMPTKELALLSKLSILASRLVPAARTQKLRSRRCSSDLLPVAKSYKQLRYRRLLDGFSCSMTQLNPCLAAGDWDRRPSSKPLMLYSLETVKMSFIDVSDKMPSLLLGSETFPVSFRVKLGPERVAESPRTFPEHCAPARLALGEARWGRSPPPKWTFSFFLAQGCPGMATFREDPGLCSQAGAQPPVPLQDRRATALVQTRGGCSVLGLHTLLALCSPGCYRIWTKKRSCVSHTPAMQRLFMTQLTQGLKGLRSPASIADKVFCSLPYSVGRVLSIWSQHGPSACPLEISALPPSHSKRQSPLGATSSLEPPFPALVPKSHLVTDSAVSKLLFSASEFPVPGFDELDGVTAACPRPQGSPPDQKEAELEKRPKKVSQIRIRKTIPKPDPNLTPMGLPRPKRLKKKEFSLEEIYTNKNYKSPPANRCLETIFEEPKERNGTLISISQQKRKRVLEFQDFTVPRKRRARGKVKVAGSFTRAQKAALQSRELDALLIQKLMELETFFAKEEEEQEQSSGC is encoded by the exons GAGGACCTCCGGATGCAGGCAAGTGAAGAACTTTTATGCACGGGCCTCCCTGAAGATGGTCTGAGGAACAAAG AAGGAAATGTACAAATCACAGCTGAAACTCTTCTGACATCTACTGAGGAAGTCCAAGTTATGAAGGTCCATGGAACTAAGGTGGACGATAACAAAGGACTCGAGAATGGCCGTGTGAGTCAGGGTCTCTTGGCTGGGTGTCGTGGACACTCAGAGACAGACGAAATCATGACCAGTGCTGAGGTTTCAGAGTCCAGCACCTTAGTTTCTCTAGAGCCTTTAAACATTGTGGACCCTGGATTAACAGAAgcaaatccaaaagaaaaagaatgtgaagaaataaGAACTTATCCTTCTTGGTTGTCATTGTTACCAGGGAACAGTGCTGTTTCCAAAGTGGACAGCAGGGAGGAAGAGTTACGTAAATTAAACCTCGTCTGTGAAGCCGATGACAATCACCAACAGGTCCCTGGGCACCACAGTGAGAGACACAGTTCTGCACATGACAGTCCCAAAGCCACGAGAAAGGTGGTTATAACAGAACCCTCAGAAGAAAATTCTAAAGTTTCCCATTTCACATCAGGTTTATCTGGTCCAGGATCCAGAACAACATCCTCAGAAAAGCGTGGTCTTGAAGGTGATGGCTTGCCAAAGGGATCTGCTGGAAAGACGCACAGTTCCTGTTTGGATGGGAATGGTCAAAGCCAGAACTTGTCTTCTAGAGAAGAACACAAACAGCCTTTGAACCCTAGAAGTGAAAGAGAACTCTTCCTTGTTAACACCAGGCAACCAGGAGAGAATTCTAGTCGCCACTGTTCTGGAAAAAAAGAGACTACTGTCTTCCCCAAAGAAAATGCCCACGATCACTACTGCCCTCGAGGCAGTCCCCATATAGGCTGCTCCAATTCCTTCCTACCCAGTTCTTTTACTAAAGCCATGGAAGGAATGCttgaaaaaaatgatttgaaaatcaCTTTAGATGTTCACGGTAGCTTGGCAAACAATGAGGACCACAGAGGAACTTTTGCTGAAATGAGCCAACCAGGCACAGACTCTGAAGGGAGTCATTTTCCCTCCTCAGTGCAGATTGAAGAACCAGAACAGACAACTACCCTGGAGCCCAGTGTGCTGACTGAGAAGACTCACAGTAGAGACTGTGACTCCTTAGTCCGTACCCAGAGAAATCTAGAAGGCAGACCCCAGTTAAACCAAGCCTCACCTAAtggatttttaattgaagggaaATCCCTTGTGAGTTTAACGCCAGAGGACCAGATAAATTCTATAAATGAGATGTCTAAGCCCAAGAAAGACATTACTCCATTGCCACCATCCCTAGAACTTGATGACAGGCCTGAGTCAGAAATAGCCATACAAAATGCCCAGGACCATGGTCCACATTTAGGTAAACAGAGCGCTGCCTGGGAGGTGAATAAATTTCCTCATGACAACAAACTGGTTGTAAACAAAACAGGAAGTGAATGTGTTTTAAATCAAGTGTCCCTTAATTCTGAAACCCACACAAAGTTGCCAAGCGACAAAGAGATGCCTGTGGCAGTGAGCGGGGGTTCCCGCCAGAGCCAGCGCCCTCCATCAGAGGATGGCGCAGCTGTCACTGCCGGAACCCACCCCATTCCTGTGAAAACAAAGACGGAAGACATCTCTCCACCAAGTGACAGAACCTGTGGTGCCTCTTCAAACAGCAGATCAGAACGCCTAGAAAGAAAGACCGAAGCAGCTAATTCGGGAGCAGGTAGTCTGCATTCTGGACTTCCCTCAGATAAGAGCAAAGTGGCAGCCTTGCCTGTAGAGGTCTCAGTCCAGGAACGTCAGAGCGTTCCGTCTCAGGATCTCTCTAGCTGCCCTTGTGTGAAGAAAAACGTCCCAGAGGAGAGCAGGTGTGCTGCCCTGGAGCCCAGCAGAACGACCCTGGGCGTTGAGAACTGTCTGTTAACCAAGTATGAAGATACCTTTCAGCATATCGATCACCACTCCCAAGGGAGAGACAGCTCTGTGGAAAGCTGCAGCTGTAGAAAGAATTGTGCATCGGAGGAAAGTGAGCCAGGTGAGGGAGAAACTGAAGGCAGCCTTCCTGGAGGTGAGGCCAGAGATGAAATGATGGCAGGCACGTTAAACAGTGAAGCTCCAGACCAAACCACCCGACCATGCAAGGAAGGGCCAGAGGAAAAAGAACAGGACACACCCAAAGAGACTGTGTTCTGTCAACGTGATGTTTCTGCTCGTGTCGCACAAGAATTAAACCAACCCACAAACATTCCAAGTCCTGAAAAACTGTTTGGCCAGTTTCCTCCCATAATGTTCTCCGGTGTTAAGAACGTGAACCAAGCAGCTGAAACTCCCAAGCAGAAGGCAGATGACGCCCTCGGCTCCCAGGGTAACCCAGGCGGACCCAATGAATGCAGAGGTGAAGGTAACCCAGCTGAGGAGACGCTCGGCCGTGACCAGTGCAAGTCGCCCACAGAGCCTGACAGAGAGGCGAGCCACAGCCTGAAGGCTCCACCCGTTGGTTCAGGCAGTAACAGTTCAGCATCTGGCAGGAGCCCCAAGAAAGGGGGCTGTGGGAGGACTTCTGATTGTGCGGAGCCCACAGATGGGACAGCACATGTGGTCTCCACAGGCTGTAGTGATGAGCCCACAGAAGGCATTCTGGATGGAAGGGTTTCTGGTACTCTCACTGGGGGTGCAAGGCACGCCAGGGCAACGTCGCTGGAAGCCTCAGCGAGTACGCTGTCCCAGAGGGGAGCGCCTGTCGCTGCATTTATAGGAGTGGTTGACCAGGAGTCGGATTTTCAAGATGCTGCTTCTTCTACATCAGACtctctcaatattaaaaaatcatgtgAAGAGAAAGTATGGAGACCGGTAGAAGACTGTGAAATGGAAGTGTGTCCAGGCCCTTGTGTGCCTGACACGGGGTCTGTCGCAGATCATGAACCAGATGTAAGAGTATTGGGTAAAATAAATATGTCTTTAAATTACATTCATCATGAAGAGCAAGTTAAAGAAGCATCCCTGAGAGAAACACAAGGAACAATTGAAGGATCAAGACTAGAAATAAATCCTgagcaagacaaagaaaataccaTTGGAATTTCTTCAGTAGAGTTGACATCTTCTGGACACCACGATGTAAACTCTGTCCCCTCGAGAAGCCCGAAATCCACTGAGATAATGCCTTTGCACCCATTGTctcaaaaaaaatcagaaacaattaTTAATAGTGAAGAAACTGACCCCCAAAACCTTTTTAAGCCAATAGACGGTGAAATGCCTTGTGAGAAGAAGAACACCACAGTCCTGCCTGAGATGGAAGGAGGAGCACCAAGGAGTGAGAGTGAGCCTAGCAAAGAGAGCAGCACAGCCATTAGGGCGGAGAGCTCGCCTTTGACGCTAGATGCAGAAACTAACGTGAAAGGAGAAGACACTGCAGAGCAGCAGAGCGGGCCGTGGGGTCAGTTTCCTGCCGGGCAGGAGTCGCAAGAGATGGCAATCAGGGAAGGCGGTCTCGCTGACGTCCCGAGCCAGGCATCTCAGACCCACCTTAGAGCTCCGAGGGTGCCGGCTGACTCGGAGAGACGCCCAAGCCAGAAggttctgagccacaaggaagaggAGCAGGCACGCCAGAAAGAAGCACACACAGTGTTGGGACAGTGCACAACATCTCATACGTTGTCAGATGAGGGGCAGAGTCAGAGCCCACCTCAGGGTGGCGAAAATGAGCCCGCCTCAGAAACGGAAGTCACCTCAGCAAAGCCGGCCACGGGCGCCTCTGCCGTGGGGCCTCAGAAGCCCATTGACGTGGAGGAGGAAAGCTCGTGTCACCCGCTGAGAAAGGACACAGAGTCATGCACGTGCCCCGGCCCCCGCACTGCCCCTCGGCGTGCTCAAGACCCCAGCTCCACGGGGCGGGAGGCCTTCCACGGTGCCTTTGGGAACACTTCTCACAGGAAGGGGGCGCTGCCCTTAAAGAAGCAGCCCCCCCGAACCTGCAAGAAAGTCTCCTGCCAGGAGCTGGTCTCCGTAGGGAGGAAAAGGAGTAGAATTGCACATTCTGCTTTCCTAAAGAGTTCCTCTGAGACCATCCCCACGAAagcacacaggtttctcacttCCCGTGCCATGTCTGTACCTGCGTGCCCAGAGCCCGAAACAGCCCCTGCCAGAAGCCTTGTGAGCCACGTACCAAAGCTGAAGGCTGCCCCGGGCCCACCCTCGGGGGGCCTGAATGTGCGGATGCCTACCAAAGAATTGGCCTTACTCAGCAAGCTGTCTATCCTCGCCTCCAGACTGGTCCCCGCTGCCAGGACCCAGAAGCTGCGGTCCCGGCGGTGCTCCTCGGACCTTCTCCCCGTGGCTAAAAGCTACAAGCAGCTCCGATACCGGAGGCTCCTGGACGGCTTCTCCTGCAGCATGACGCAGCTGAACCCGTGTCTGGCAGCTGGTGACTGGGACAGAAGGCCTAGCAGTAAACCCCTGATGCTTTATTCGCTCGAAACTGTCAAAATGAGCTTCATAGATGTGAGTGACAAGATGCCATCGCTGCTGCTCGGTTCCGAAACCTTCCCGGTATCCTTCCGTGTGAAGCTGGGCCCTGAGCGCGTGGCCGAGTCCCCTAGGACTTTCCCCGAGCACTGTGCGCCCGCGAGACTTGCCTTAGGAGAGGCCCGCTGGGGCCGTTCTCCACCTCCCAAGTGgaccttctccttcttcctggcCCAAGGCTGCCCTGGAATGGCCACATTCAGGGAAGACCCTGGCCTCTGCAGCCAGGCAGGCGCCCAGCCTCCAGTTCCCCTCCAGGACCGCAGGGCCACCGCCCTAGTCCAGACCAGAGGGGGCTGTTCCGTCCTCGGGCTCCACACGCTCCTAGCACTCTGCTCCCCGGGATGCTACCGGATCTGGACGAAGAAACGGAGCTGCGTCAGCCACACGCCTGCCATGCAGAggctcttcatgacccagttaacaCAGGGCCTCAAAGGGCTGCGGTCTCCCGCCTCCATAGCTGACAAGGTCTTCTGCTCCCTGCCCTACTCGGTGGGCCGGGTGCTGTCCATCTGGAGCCAGCATGGGCCTTCCGCCTGCCCCTTGGAGATCTCTGCCCTTCCACCCTCTCACAGCAAGCGGCAGTCACCTCTGGGCGCCACGAGCAG TCTAGAGCCTCCATTCCCTGCCTTGGTACCAAAGTCTCACCTGGTAACAGACTCAGCCGTCAGCAAGCTCCTGTTCTCAGCCTCAGAGTTCCCGGTTCCCGGGTTTGACGAGCTGGACGGTGTGACGGCCGCCTGCCCCCGACCACAGGGCAGCCCTCCAGACCAGAAAGAG gCTGAGCTGGAGAAGAGGCCGAAGAAAGTCTCACAGATTCGCATCCGGAAAACCATTCCTAAGCCAGACCCTAACCTCACGCCCATGGGCCTTCCTCGACCCAAAAG gttaaagaaaaaagagtttAGTTTAGAAGAAATATATACCAACAAGAATTATAAATCTCCTCCTGCAAACAG GTGTTTAGAGACCATTTTCGAGGAACCTAAGGAACGAAACGGTACGCTCATCTCCATCAGCCAACAGAAGAGGAAGCGAGTCCTAGAGTTTCAGGATTTCACAGTCCCTCGGAAGAGGCGTGCACGTGGAAAGGTCAAGGTAGCAGGCAGCTTTACACGGGCCCAGAAGGCAGCACTGCAGAGCCGCGAGCTGGACGCACTCTTGATACAGAAACTGATGGAACTGGAGACCTTCTTTgccaaggaagaggaggagcaggagcaGTCATCCGGCTGCTGA